From the genome of Bacteroides sp. MSB163, one region includes:
- a CDS encoding response regulator, with translation MSKILIVEDIPEKAERIKSAIKQEFPNICIVERSSYHSALEEIFSNYTDYCVILLDMTMSTYDVNVEENGGVPEAQGGKRILEGMYLRDIPTKVKVVTMFDSFEGKRIKELDRELKEENPDNYDGYIFFSFQKNDWIKPLTEYIKKIV, from the coding sequence ATGAGTAAAATTTTGATAGTAGAAGATATCCCAGAGAAGGCTGAACGAATAAAAAGTGCCATAAAGCAGGAGTTTCCTAATATTTGTATAGTAGAAAGAAGTTCCTATCATTCTGCTTTAGAAGAAATCTTTAGTAATTACACAGATTACTGTGTGATTCTTTTAGACATGACTATGTCAACTTATGATGTTAATGTAGAAGAAAATGGTGGCGTGCCTGAAGCCCAAGGTGGTAAAAGGATACTTGAGGGCATGTATCTTCGAGATATACCTACCAAAGTAAAAGTTGTAACGATGTTTGATAGCTTTGAGGGAAAAAGGATCAAAGAACTTGATCGTGAGCTCAAAGAAGAAAATCCAGATAATTACGATGGATATATTTTCTTTTCATTTCAAAAGAACGATTGGATTAAACCATTAACAGAATATATAAAAAAAATTGTATGA